In the Balaenoptera acutorostrata chromosome 7, mBalAcu1.1, whole genome shotgun sequence genome, one interval contains:
- the LOC103008323 gene encoding endoribonuclease YbeY-like isoform X2 — translation MSLVLRNLQRAVPLRRARLHEKVQEDLKAGKIPQPDFPDDYNLGDIFLGVEYIFQHCKENEDYYDILTVTATHGLRHLLGFTHSTEAEWQKRYQKEKQVLEELSRHKGTRFQPLSRGLF, via the exons ATGAGCTTGGTGCTGAGGAACCTGCAGCGGGCGGTGCCCCTGAGGCGGGCGCGGCTCCACGAGAAGGTGCAG GAGGACCTGAAAGCAGGCAAAATTCCCCAGCCTGATTTTCCAGATGACTATAATTTAGGAGACATTTTCCTGGGAGTGGAGTATATCTTCCAGCactgcaaagaaaatgaagattacTATGACATCCTGACTGTGACTGCCACCCACGGGCTCCGTCACCTGCTGGGCTTCACACACAGCACGGAGGCCGAGTGGCAGAAGAggtaccagaaggagaagcaGGTTCTCGAGGAGCTGAGCAGGCACAAAGGGACCAGGTTTCAGCCCCTGAGCAGGGGCCTCTTCTGA
- the LOC103008323 gene encoding endoribonuclease YbeY-like isoform X1, whose amino-acid sequence MSLVLRNLQRAVPLRRARLHEKVQVMRRALWVQRFDLGVVCVDNRKIQPINRIYRDKNTPTDVLSFPFQEVTATHGLRHLLGFTHSTEAEWQKRYQKEKQVLEELSRHKGTRFQPLSRGLF is encoded by the exons ATGAGCTTGGTGCTGAGGAACCTGCAGCGGGCGGTGCCCCTGAGGCGGGCGCGGCTCCACGAGAAGGTGCAGGTAATGCGGAGAGCTCTGTGGGTGCAGAGGTTTGACCTGGGGGTCGTCTGTGTCGACAACAGAAAGATTCAGCCGATTAACAGAATCTACAGAGACAAAAATACCCCAACAGATGtgctttcctttccatttcaGGAG GTGACTGCCACCCACGGGCTCCGTCACCTGCTGGGCTTCACACACAGCACGGAGGCCGAGTGGCAGAAGAggtaccagaaggagaagcaGGTTCTCGAGGAGCTGAGCAGGCACAAAGGGACCAGGTTTCAGCCCCTGAGCAGGGGCCTCTTCTGA
- the LOC103008323 gene encoding endoribonuclease YbeY-like isoform X3, with protein MSLVLRNLQRAVPLRRARLHEKVQVVTATHGLRHLLGFTHSTEAEWQKRYQKEKQVLEELSRHKGTRFQPLSRGLF; from the exons ATGAGCTTGGTGCTGAGGAACCTGCAGCGGGCGGTGCCCCTGAGGCGGGCGCGGCTCCACGAGAAGGTGCAGGT TGTGACTGCCACCCACGGGCTCCGTCACCTGCTGGGCTTCACACACAGCACGGAGGCCGAGTGGCAGAAGAggtaccagaaggagaagcaGGTTCTCGAGGAGCTGAGCAGGCACAAAGGGACCAGGTTTCAGCCCCTGAGCAGGGGCCTCTTCTGA